In Aulosira sp. FACHB-615, the DNA window GGTGTAAATTTTTCAATGGCTTTAATATCGCCAGTATCAGCAACTACTACTGTAACTTCGCGCAACTGTTCTAGTAAATTTTTAGACATAATCAACTCCGCGATGGTGATTTGTGTAGGATTTACCTAATTCCCCTATGTGTTTACACTTTCTACGGTCGCTAAAATTCTGATTTCGGCAATCTTTCTTAATGCTTGCTTTGTTCACTGAGCGAAGCCTCAGCCTTATTCTAGCTACGTCAAGCGAGAATCGGCTGTCCAATAGAATGCACTTTGATTAAACTAGTTGTGCCTGATTTACCAATTGGAACGCCGGAAGTAATTACCACTTTATCGCCTTCATTGACTAAACCCGTGTCTGCAACTGTGTTGACGACGTTGATAAACATTTCCTCCGCATTGTGAACTGGGGGAATGAATATAGGTTCAATTCCCCAAGAAAGTGCTAGTTGGCGATAGGAATTTTCATCAGGGGTGAGGGCAATAATCGGCGCGGAAGGACGGTATTTGGACACTAATTTAGCTGTACTACCAGAGGTGGTATTACAAAGAATTGCCTTTGCGCCTGTTTCATAAGCGATGCGACATACTGCTTCAGCCACCGATTCGGTAACACTGAGACTACCTGCTTCGTGACACCAGGAATGTTTACCACCTTCTTGCAAAGCTTGTTCTGTCCGTACAGCGATGTTGTGCATAATTTGCACCGCCGCTACAGGATATTGACCAACGGCTGTTTCTCCAGAAAGCATGACGGCATCAGTACCATCCAAAATGGAGTTAGCCACGTCGGTGGCTTCGGCGCGGGTGGGGTCTGGTGAACTAATCATTGACTCCAACATTTGGGTAGCAGTAATCACGGGTTTACCAGCCTGATTACAACGGCGAATAATATCCTTTTGAATCAGGGGAACTTCGTGAATTGGCACTTCTACTCCCAAATCGCCACGGGCAATCATAATGCCGTCAGCAACTTGTAAGATGGAGTCAAAACGCTCAACTGCTTCTGGTCTTTCGATTTTGGCAATTAAACGAATTGCAGCCCCAGCAGCTTCAATCATCCGTTGGGCAGGTTCTAAATCTTGGGGCGATCGCACAAAGGAAACCGCCGCAAAATCTACACCTATCTGGATGCCAAAGCGTAAATCCATCAAGTCTTTTTCGGTGATTGAACTTACGGGTAATGGTGTTTCTGGCAGATTAACGCCCTTGTGGGTGGAAATTAACCCGCCAATTTTCACCAACGCCCGAATTTTATCGGCATCGCGATCGGTGACAATTAACTTTACACGTCCATCATTAATTAAAATCGGTTCCCCTGGTCTAACCATTGCGAACAAAGTCGGCAAGGGTAAAGGCAGTTCGTCGATACTATTGCCTTTGTCCTGCAAAACAAATGTGACTTCTTCCCCAGCTTCGACATTTAGTCCTTCGGGTGGTAAAACTCCTAGACGAATTTTCGGGCCACAAAGGTCTTGCATAATTGCCACTGGCTTTTGGCGATCGGCACTAATTTGCCGTAAATATTTAGCCGTTTGTCCGTGAAATTCATGAGCGCCGTGTGAAAAGTTTAACCTCGCTATATTCATCCCAGCTTCTACAAGGGCTTGTAGTTTTTCCGGTGCAGAACTAGCAGGGCCAACAGTGCAAATAATTTTGGTTCGACGCATAGGGATTAGGGTTCGGGTCTATATTGCGATATAGCGCAGGAGGCAGGAGGCACTCCGGCTTTGCCGGAGAAGTCAAAAGTAAAAAACCAAAAGTCAAAAGTATTAGTACTTTTGAAATTTCCTAGTCTTTCTGACTACCGCTATCAATGCTTTCCAGAATTGCCTGCATCTATATCACTTGTGCTTCATATCACTCCTTATGTATGTAAAAACACTTTTTTATGAAGTCTGAAGTGTGAAAGCTAAAGTATAAATTTCATACTTCATACTTCACACTTCAGACTTTATTAAGCTGCTACAGTCAACAGTTGTTCTTTTTGTGCCATCGATAACAACAGGTCTACCACCCGGTTCGAGTAGCCCCATTCGTTGTCATACCAAGAAACAACTTTGAAGAAGTTGGAGTTTAACTCAATTCCGGCACCTGCGTCGAAAATACTGGAATGAGTATCACCCTGAAAATCTGTAGATACGACTTCTTCGTCGGTGTAGCCTAAAATTCCGGCTAATTCACCTGTTGCAGCTTCCTTCATAGCTGCACAGATTTCTTTGTAACTAGTAGCTTTTGCAGTTTTAAAGGTGAGGTCAACCACTGAAACGTCAGGGGTAGGAACGCGAAAAGCCATTCCGGTTAACTTACCCTTTAATTCTGGCAATACCAAAGCCACTGCTTTTGCTGCACCCGTGGATGAAGGAATAATATTTTGGGCTGCGCCTCGACCACCCCGCCAGTCTTTTTTACTGGGGCCGTCTACGGTGGGTTGAGTGGCAGTCATGGCATGTACTGTAGTCATCAAGCCTTCGGTTAAACCAAATTGATCATTGATGACTTTAGCAATGGGAGCGAGACAATTTGTAGTGCAGCTGGCATTGGAAACAACTAAATCTTTGCTGGGGTCGAATAAGTGATGATTTACACCCATCAGCAAAGTTTTAACTCTGTCTGGCTCTTTTGTAGGGGCAGAGATAACAACGCGCTTTGCACCTGCTGTTAGGTGTTTGCTTGCGCCTTCATAATCAGTGAAGAGTCCAGTAGATTCCACTACATAATCTGCGCCTAATTTACCCCAAGGCAATTCCGCAGGATTCCTCACGGAAACACAAGGAACAAAATGTCCATCAATGACAATGCCATCTTCCTTGGCTTCCACTTTGCCTTTAAACTTACCGTGAGTGGAATCATATTTCAACAGGTAAGCGAGGTTATCTGGTGGTACTAAGTCGTTAATCCCCACAAACTCAATGTTAGGGTTATAAATGCCAGCCCGCAGCACTAGCCGGCCAATACGACCAAATCCATTAATACCAACTTTTAACTTCGTCAAAATTCAACCTCCTAGTTGAGAACAACCCAGGTCTGTTCTCCGTTTCAGCGCGGCATTTAGCTGGGTTAATTTTGGTCTGACTGAGCTGATCGTGACAGTCTTAGACACCTAAACGCATTTTGTTAGAGATGTTTTAAGGTTTTGGGATTTTATCAGTTATCAGTAAACAGTGAACTGACTGATAACTGATAACTGTTCACTGTTTTAATACGGCCACTGCCAGTTGCGGATTTCGGGCATATCTTCGCCGTACTGGGAAATGTAGTGTTTGTGTTCGATCAGCTTATCTTGCAGGTGTTGTTTGATGTATGCGGCTTTGTAACCTAGTTTCGGCACGCGATCAATTACATCCATAACTAGATGATAGCGATCGAGGTCGTTGAGAACCACCATATCAAAGGGTGTTGTGGTCGTGCCTTCTTCTTTGTAACCACGGACATGGAGGTTCTGATGATTGGTTTGCCGATAGGTTAACCGATGGATTAACCAAGGATAGCCATGAAAGGCGAAGATAATTGGTTTATCGGTTGTGAAAATTGTATCGAAGTCTTTGGTACTTAAACCGTGAGGATGCTCACTTTTTGGCTGTAATGTCATCAAATCAACGACGTTGACCACCCTAACTTTTAAGTCTGGGAAGAATTGACGCAGCATATCCACAGCCGCCAAGGTTTCTAAGGTGGGTACATCCCCAGCACAAGCCATGACTACATCTGGTTCACTACCTTGGTCGTTACTTGCCCATTCCCAAATGCCTATGCCTTTGGTGCAGTGTTTAATGGCTGCATCCATATCCAGATACTGCAAGGCTGGTTGTTTGCCGGCAATAATCACGTTGACATAGTTCCGGCTTCTTAGGCAGTGGTCGGTTACAGAAAGTAAGGTGTTGGCATCGGGGGGAAGATAGACGCGAATTACTTCTGATTTTTTGTTGACTACATGGTCTATAAAACCAGGGTCTTGGTGCGAGAAGCCGTTGTGGTCTTGTCGCCAAACGTGAGAGGTGAGTAAGTAATTTAGGGAAGCAACTGGTCTGCGCCAGGAAATATGGCGAGTGGTTTTCAACCATTTGGCGTGCTGGTTGAACATGGAGTCAATGATATGGATAAATGCTTCGTAGCAGGAGAAGAATCCATGACGACCAGTCAGGAGATAGCCTTCTAACCAACCTTGACAATTGGTTTCGCTGAGAATTTCCATTACCCGACCGTTGGGTGAGAGGTGTTCGTCTTCGGGCAGGATTTTGGAAACCCAAGTTCTATCAGTGACTTCAAAGATGGCATCTAAACGATTGGAGGCGGTTTCATCAGGGCCAAAAACGCGGAAATTCCGGCTGTCGAGGTTGAGTTTCATCACATCCCGGAGGAATTGGCCTGTGACTTTGGTGGCTTCTGCTTCGACTTTGCCGGGTTGGGGAATATGTACGGCATAATCTTGGAAGTTGGGCATTCGCAAATCACGCAACAAGATACCGCCGTTGGCGTGGGGATTATCGCCCATCCGCCGCAGGCCTGTGGGGGCTAATTGGGCGAGTTCGGGAATGAGTTTACCGTTTGCGTCGAAGAGTTCTTCGGGTTTGTAACTCTTCATCCAGTCTTCGAGTAATTTTAAATGTTGTGGCTGTTGAGCGATCGCTCCAAAGGGGACTTGATGCGATCGCCAAAAATCTTCGGTTTTCTTGCCATCAACCTCTTTTGGCCCTGTCCAGCCTTTGGGAGTTCGCAAAATAATCATCGGCCAGCGTGGACGTTCTGTAAATCCATGTACGCGGGCTTCTCTTTGGATGTTTTGAATTTCGGAAATGATTGTATCTAAGGTTGCTGCCATCTGTTGATGCACGTCTGTGGGTTCAGAACCTTCGACAAAGTAAGGTTTATAGCCATAGCCCACAAATAAGCTTTCTAATTCTTCGTCGCTTAACCGTGACAACACTGTGGGGTTAGCAATTTTATACCCATTGAGGTGCAGAATCGGCAAAACTGCCCCGTCATTTACAGGGTTGAGAAACTTATTAGAATGCCAACTAGCAGCTAAAGCCCCGGTTTCGGCTTCACCATCACCTACAACTGCCGCCACAATCAAATCAGGGTTGTCGAAAGCTGCACCGTAAGCATGAACTAAGGCATAACCTAATTCCCCACCTTCGTGAATTGAACCAGGGGTTTCGGGGGCGACATGGCTAGGAATCCCACCAGGGAAAGAAAACTGTTTAAACAACTGCTGCATTCCCTCAGCATCTTGAGAAATGTTGGGATAATATTCGCTGTAAGTTCCTTCTAGGTAGGTGTTCGCTACTAAGCCAGGGCCACCATGACCAGGGCCAGCAATATAAATGATGTCCGTATCATATTTTTTAATGATGCGGTTGAGATGGACATAAATCAAATTCAGCCCTGGTGTTGTTCCCCAATGTCCTAAAAGTCGGGGTTTGACGTGTTCGATTTTCAGGGTTTCTCTCAGCAGTGGATTGTCTAGTAGATAGATTTGCCCTACTGACAAATAGTTCGCCGCCCGCCAGTAGGCGTTAATTTTCTGCAATTCTTCGTCTGTTAAAGGCTTTGTTTGTGGAGAGATTGCTAAAGTCATAACAAATTTCCGTATACAACAGGATTTTGACCTTGTTTCGTAAGCTAGTGTAGTGGTCTATGCAATAACGGCCATCCTACTCATGACAAATTTTTTCCAGCGCCAATCAGGAAAAACTTGTACTTTGTTGTTGCGATCGCTGGTGCGAAAATTTTTAGTGAGTGATAAATAATTCCCGAATATCTCCTGCTTGAGAGAGTAGCAGATGTAACCAACATGACTCGCTAGTTTTAAGATTTTTTTAAACCATTTATGACAAATGCCAGAAATTCACTACAGAATTTGGTTTAGAAAAGATAATGTTATTAAAGAAATATTACTTTTGATAAAAAATATTAAATAGCATAGCAATCCTATCTGAAAGTTGTGAAAAATATTATTTTTAACGAACCGCAAAGAACGCATCGACGCTATAGCGGCTTCCCGAAGGGTAGGACACAAAGAAAGAGAAGAAAGAGATATAGAAATTTCACAAATGGTTTAGGATAGCGATCGCTAATTTTTATTTTCTACTGTTAACTAAACCGACAACCTTACCTGTGAACCTTGTTGAGTTTTATGCACTTCAATTCTGGCTTGAAAGGCTTCTTTGAGGTGGGGCATGTGGGTGACGGTAAGGATACAGGCGAAATCAGCAGCGATCGCATTTATGGCAGCAATCAGGCGATCGCATCCTTCGGCATCTTGTGTACCAAAGCCTTCGTCGATAATTAACAGTTGCAACGCCGCACCCGCCCTTTGTGCTAATAATTTCGCCATTGCTAACCGAATGGCAAAGTTAATTCTAAAGGCTTCCCCACCAGAGTAAGTCTCATAAGCGCGGGTTCCTTTGGCATCGGCAATTAGAATATCTAAGGTATCAATCAATTTGGCATTTTTCTTAGTAGATTTGCCGCTTCTGCCTGCTTTTTGCGTAACAAATTGTACATGCAATTGATTGGCACTCAACCGCGCTAATAACTGATTTGTCTCAGCTTCTAGTTGGGGTAGTACGTTTTCAATCATCAGTGCTTGGATACCATTTTTACCAAACGCCAAAGCTAACTCATGGTAAACACGGTACTGTTTTTTACAAGCTTGCAGTTGTTGTTGTTGTTCTTCATACTGCACTTGCAAGGTTTCTAATTGATGGGCGAGTTGTTCTAAACGCCCTAATTTGGCGATTTGTTCATCGAGTTGTCGGCGGCGGATAGCTAATTGCTGTTCTAAAGCTTGAATTTGCTCAATCGGGTTGGCAGACTGGGCTAGTTGTTGGACAATTTCATCAATTTGGCTGGCGAGTTGTTGTCGTTCGTTTAACCGAGTAGTTTTCGCCGCTTCTAGTTCTTGTAATCTCTCTTGCAATTGGGGATACTGCTGTTGGGCTGAGAGTAATTGTTGATAACGTAACTGCCAACCTTGGCTTTGGCGGACGGCTTGACGTAGGTTATTATGCTGCTCTGCACTATAACCAATTTCTGTAATTTGACGCTCTAGGGCGTTAATTTGTTGGGCGCATTCAGAATCAGTGTGTTCTTGCTGAATTCTGGTTTGTAATTGGGCGATAGTTGCTTGTAATTCTGGCTTGCGGGCGGCTAATTGAGTTTGGCGTTTGAGTGCGTCTTTAATTTGCCCTTGTTTAATTTCTGCCCAGCGCCATCTTTCGACTTCACTCCGTGCTAAGGCATGGTCTTGCTCATTGTAATTTAATTGTTGCAGATATTCGTCTAATTTTCTCAGTTCTTGCTGTTTATCTTGGGCATAATCACCCACTTGGAGCGATCGCTCTAAATGTTGTCTTTCCTGCGCCAGTTGTTCTAACTGTTCTTCTGCATCGCTGGTTGATTCTAGTTGGGCGGCTAATTGTCCGCGTTGTTCTCGCAAAGAATCATAAGGGGACAATTTTTGGGAAATTGCCCGGTATTCTTGCCGCAAAGCCTGAATTTCTCTGTCTGTACAAGCTAATTGCTCACGAAATACCCACAATTGCTCCTCAGTTTCCTTGTACTCCGATTTAGTTTTATCAGCAACCCGATTCCAATGATGCTCATCTAATGGACGTTCACACAATGGGCAAATTGCATCAGGATTGCGGAGCATTTGTAATTTTTGGTCTAATTCGCCTAATAACCTCTCATATTCTCGTTGTTGCCCTTGCAGGCGCTCAATAAAGTGCCTTCTTTCTTGACCTTTTTCTTGAACCCGTTGCAGATAAACCCGCTCTTTCTCCATTTGTTCAATTTGCATCGCCACCGCCATCACCGCTTGTTGCAATTCCGGGTGGCGTTGGGAGGCGCGTTGTAGTTGATTTTCTGTAGCTTGAATTTGTTCTAATCTGGCGACTAAACTAGCTTGGATTCTATCTAAATAAGTTTGCAAACTTTGACGATGTTGCAATAAAGGCGAAACCTGCATCTGTAATTCATCCAACTGCGTCACCCGACGACGGGCGGCGTTGAGTTGTCCTAATGCGGCTTCGACTTCGCCTGATTTACTGAGGGTGTGCTGAATTTCCTGTTCTTGCTGTGCTAAGGCTTCCAGTTGGGCTTGGACTTGTTGGAGTTGTCTTTCAATTTCGTGAATTTGCTGAGTTAATTGTTGCTGCTTTTGTTGACGCAATGTTGTGGCGCGGGTGTGTTGTTCAAATTTAGCTGCAAAAGCTTCTTCTTGAGATTGGAGACTTTGATAATGGGCGTAACCGTTTTTAATTTCTGCTTCTTGATCTAAGATAGCGGCTAACTCTGCCAGTTGGGTTTTAACAGATGATTGTTCTTGGTGGAGGCGATCGCAATCTTGGGTTAAATTTTGATATTGTTGCCTTACAAAGCTCAGTTGTTGTTCCCAATTTTGTCGCTGGTGCTGGACAACCTGCAAACTTTGTAATTGAATATTCTCAAAAGCTTGCACCTGTTGAAGCTGATTCAGTTCGGCTTCTAATTCTACCCGTTGCGCTTCTGTAAATTCTCGCTGTTGCAGCTGAATTTTAATCGCTTCCAAAGAACGCTCTAATTCTTCCGCCCTCGCTTTATATTGTCGGGAAGATTCTTTCGCCCGTTCTTCCAAATCATCATACTGGGTGAGTTTTAACAACTCTGCCAAAATTTCCTTACGTTCTGTCGGGCGCTTCAACATAAATTCATCCGCACGACCTTGACGCAAGTAAGCAGAATTAATAAAAGTATCGTAATCGAGTTTGATATGTTCTAAAATCAAGTCCTGTGTTGCCCGTACTCCTTTACCAGTCAACGGACGAAAACCAGCAGGCGTTTCGATTTGAAATTCTAAAACACTGGTTGCACCTCTAATTCTGGTGCGAATGACGCGATAAAGTTGCTGGTTAATGTGAAACGTGAAATCAACGCGGACTTCTTTAGCCCCGGCGTGAATCACGTCATCTTCAACAGCAGCACGACTTTCACCCCAAATTGCCCATGTAATCGCCTCAAGCAAAGACGATTTACCCGCACCATTAGAACCAGAAATACAAGCCGTATGCAAACCACGAAAATCTAAAGTAGCATCACGGTAACTAAGGAAGTTTTTG includes these proteins:
- the pyk gene encoding pyruvate kinase, which gives rise to MRRTKIICTVGPASSAPEKLQALVEAGMNIARLNFSHGAHEFHGQTAKYLRQISADRQKPVAIMQDLCGPKIRLGVLPPEGLNVEAGEEVTFVLQDKGNSIDELPLPLPTLFAMVRPGEPILINDGRVKLIVTDRDADKIRALVKIGGLISTHKGVNLPETPLPVSSITEKDLMDLRFGIQIGVDFAAVSFVRSPQDLEPAQRMIEAAGAAIRLIAKIERPEAVERFDSILQVADGIMIARGDLGVEVPIHEVPLIQKDIIRRCNQAGKPVITATQMLESMISSPDPTRAEATDVANSILDGTDAVMLSGETAVGQYPVAAVQIMHNIAVRTEQALQEGGKHSWCHEAGSLSVTESVAEAVCRIAYETGAKAILCNTTSGSTAKLVSKYRPSAPIIALTPDENSYRQLALSWGIEPIFIPPVHNAEEMFINVVNTVADTGLVNEGDKVVITSGVPIGKSGTTSLIKVHSIGQPILA
- the gap gene encoding type I glyceraldehyde-3-phosphate dehydrogenase is translated as MTKLKVGINGFGRIGRLVLRAGIYNPNIEFVGINDLVPPDNLAYLLKYDSTHGKFKGKVEAKEDGIVIDGHFVPCVSVRNPAELPWGKLGADYVVESTGLFTDYEGASKHLTAGAKRVVISAPTKEPDRVKTLLMGVNHHLFDPSKDLVVSNASCTTNCLAPIAKVINDQFGLTEGLMTTVHAMTATQPTVDGPSKKDWRGGRGAAQNIIPSSTGAAKAVALVLPELKGKLTGMAFRVPTPDVSVVDLTFKTAKATSYKEICAAMKEAATGELAGILGYTDEEVVSTDFQGDTHSSIFDAGAGIELNSNFFKVVSWYDNEWGYSNRVVDLLLSMAQKEQLLTVAA
- a CDS encoding phosphoketolase; translated protein: MTLAISPQTKPLTDEELQKINAYWRAANYLSVGQIYLLDNPLLRETLKIEHVKPRLLGHWGTTPGLNLIYVHLNRIIKKYDTDIIYIAGPGHGGPGLVANTYLEGTYSEYYPNISQDAEGMQQLFKQFSFPGGIPSHVAPETPGSIHEGGELGYALVHAYGAAFDNPDLIVAAVVGDGEAETGALAASWHSNKFLNPVNDGAVLPILHLNGYKIANPTVLSRLSDEELESLFVGYGYKPYFVEGSEPTDVHQQMAATLDTIISEIQNIQREARVHGFTERPRWPMIILRTPKGWTGPKEVDGKKTEDFWRSHQVPFGAIAQQPQHLKLLEDWMKSYKPEELFDANGKLIPELAQLAPTGLRRMGDNPHANGGILLRDLRMPNFQDYAVHIPQPGKVEAEATKVTGQFLRDVMKLNLDSRNFRVFGPDETASNRLDAIFEVTDRTWVSKILPEDEHLSPNGRVMEILSETNCQGWLEGYLLTGRHGFFSCYEAFIHIIDSMFNQHAKWLKTTRHISWRRPVASLNYLLTSHVWRQDHNGFSHQDPGFIDHVVNKKSEVIRVYLPPDANTLLSVTDHCLRSRNYVNVIIAGKQPALQYLDMDAAIKHCTKGIGIWEWASNDQGSEPDVVMACAGDVPTLETLAAVDMLRQFFPDLKVRVVNVVDLMTLQPKSEHPHGLSTKDFDTIFTTDKPIIFAFHGYPWLIHRLTYRQTNHQNLHVRGYKEEGTTTTPFDMVVLNDLDRYHLVMDVIDRVPKLGYKAAYIKQHLQDKLIEHKHYISQYGEDMPEIRNWQWPY
- the sbcC gene encoding exonuclease subunit SbcC; translated protein: MIPVQLILKNFLSYRDATLDFRGLHTACISGSNGAGKSSLLEAITWAIWGESRAAVEDDVIHAGAKEVRVDFTFHINQQLYRVIRTRIRGATSVLEFQIETPAGFRPLTGKGVRATQDLILEHIKLDYDTFINSAYLRQGRADEFMLKRPTERKEILAELLKLTQYDDLEERAKESSRQYKARAEELERSLEAIKIQLQQREFTEAQRVELEAELNQLQQVQAFENIQLQSLQVVQHQRQNWEQQLSFVRQQYQNLTQDCDRLHQEQSSVKTQLAELAAILDQEAEIKNGYAHYQSLQSQEEAFAAKFEQHTRATTLRQQKQQQLTQQIHEIERQLQQVQAQLEALAQQEQEIQHTLSKSGEVEAALGQLNAARRRVTQLDELQMQVSPLLQHRQSLQTYLDRIQASLVARLEQIQATENQLQRASQRHPELQQAVMAVAMQIEQMEKERVYLQRVQEKGQERRHFIERLQGQQREYERLLGELDQKLQMLRNPDAICPLCERPLDEHHWNRVADKTKSEYKETEEQLWVFREQLACTDREIQALRQEYRAISQKLSPYDSLREQRGQLAAQLESTSDAEEQLEQLAQERQHLERSLQVGDYAQDKQQELRKLDEYLQQLNYNEQDHALARSEVERWRWAEIKQGQIKDALKRQTQLAARKPELQATIAQLQTRIQQEHTDSECAQQINALERQITEIGYSAEQHNNLRQAVRQSQGWQLRYQQLLSAQQQYPQLQERLQELEAAKTTRLNERQQLASQIDEIVQQLAQSANPIEQIQALEQQLAIRRRQLDEQIAKLGRLEQLAHQLETLQVQYEEQQQQLQACKKQYRVYHELALAFGKNGIQALMIENVLPQLEAETNQLLARLSANQLHVQFVTQKAGRSGKSTKKNAKLIDTLDILIADAKGTRAYETYSGGEAFRINFAIRLAMAKLLAQRAGAALQLLIIDEGFGTQDAEGCDRLIAAINAIAADFACILTVTHMPHLKEAFQARIEVHKTQQGSQVRLSV